Proteins found in one Zea mays cultivar B73 chromosome 1, Zm-B73-REFERENCE-NAM-5.0, whole genome shotgun sequence genomic segment:
- the LOC100281916 gene encoding uncharacterized protein LOC100281916 (The RefSeq protein has 1 frameshift compared to this genomic sequence) yields MGSEGPSPVTTTVHVTGFKKFHGVADNPTEKIVRNLASFMDTRGLPKGLVLGSCTVLEAAGQGALGPLYQLLESTVVSGRGRGMPAQERVILLHFGANSGSHRFALENRAVNEATFRCPDELGWKPQRTPIISSDGNILHARQTTLPLKEISKSLQQMGYDVMPSDDAGRFVCNYVYYHSLKFAEKHGITSLFVHFPLFLAIDEEVQMQFVASLLEVLASLNF; encoded by the exons ATGGGTTCCGA TTCCGAGGGGCCTTCTCCCGTCACCACCACCGTCCACGTCACTGGGTTCAAGAAGTTCCACGGAGTCGCCGACAACCCCACCGAGAAGATCGTGCGCAACCTCGCGTCGTTCATGGACACCAGAGGGCTGCCCAAGGGCCTGGTGCTCGGGAGCTGCACCGTCCTCGAGGCCGCCGGGCAGGGCGCGCTTGGCCCACTGTACCAACTGCTGGAGTCCACCGTCGTCTCCGGCCGGGGACGTGGGATGCCGGCTCAGGAGCGAGTGATTCTG CTCCATTTTGGCGCCAACAGTGGTTCACATAGGTTTGCGCTTGAGAATCGAGCTGTCAATGAAGCTACTTTCCGTTGCCCTGATGAGCTAGGATGGAAACCACAG AGGACGCCTATCATATCATCCGATGGAAACATCTTACACGCAAGACAG ACCACACTGCCACTGAAGGAAATAAGCAAGTCTCTCCAGCAAATGGGATATGATGTGATGCCTTCAGATGACGCTGGTCGATTTGTGTGCAACTATGTCTATTACCACTCGCTTAAGTTTGCAGAGAAGCATGGCATCACGTCTCTCTTCGTTCATTTCCCCCTCTTCCTGGCAATTGATGAGGAAGTTCAGATGCAATTTGTTGCCTCCCTTCTTGAAGTCCTCGCTTCCTTGAACTTCTAG
- the LOC100281916 gene encoding uncharacterized protein isoform X1, which translates to MDTRGLPKGLVLGSCTVLEAAGQGALGPLYQLLESTVVSGRGRGMPAQERVILLHFGANSGSHRFALENRAVNEATFRCPDELGWKPQRTPIISSDGNILHARQTTLPLKEISKSLQQMGYDVMPSDDAGRFVCNYVYYHSLKFAEKHGITSLFVHFPLFLAIDEEVQMQFVASLLEVLASLNF; encoded by the exons ATGGACACCAGAGGGCTGCCCAAGGGCCTGGTGCTCGGGAGCTGCACCGTCCTCGAGGCCGCCGGGCAGGGCGCGCTTGGCCCACTGTACCAACTGCTGGAGTCCACCGTCGTCTCCGGCCGGGGACGTGGGATGCCGGCTCAGGAGCGAGTGATTCTG CTCCATTTTGGCGCCAACAGTGGTTCACATAGGTTTGCGCTTGAGAATCGAGCTGTCAATGAAGCTACTTTCCGTTGCCCTGATGAGCTAGGATGGAAACCACAG AGGACGCCTATCATATCATCCGATGGAAACATCTTACACGCAAGACAG ACCACACTGCCACTGAAGGAAATAAGCAAGTCTCTCCAGCAAATGGGATATGATGTGATGCCTTCAGATGACGCTGGTCGATTTGTGTGCAACTATGTCTATTACCACTCGCTTAAGTTTGCAGAGAAGCATGGCATCACGTCTCTCTTCGTTCATTTCCCCCTCTTCCTGGCAATTGATGAGGAAGTTCAGATGCAATTTGTTGCCTCCCTTCTTGAAGTCCTCGCTTCCTTGAACTTCTAG